A stretch of Vibrio aphrogenes DNA encodes these proteins:
- the ybaK gene encoding Cys-tRNA(Pro) deacylase, with amino-acid sequence MTPAINLAKKKKIPHTVHQYKHDPNAASYGLEAAEVLGQNPAQVFKTLLFCLNGEPKNLAVAIVPVENKLNLKQAAKAAGSKKAEMANPEIAQKTTGYVVGGISPLGQKKALPTFIHQTALEFATICVSAGKRGLEIELAPQDLATLTRAKFVDLCQG; translated from the coding sequence ATGACTCCAGCCATTAACTTAGCAAAGAAGAAGAAAATCCCTCATACTGTGCATCAATATAAGCATGATCCAAATGCAGCAAGTTACGGGTTAGAAGCGGCAGAAGTCTTAGGTCAAAATCCTGCTCAAGTATTTAAAACCTTATTATTTTGTTTAAATGGTGAACCTAAAAATTTAGCTGTGGCGATCGTACCGGTTGAAAACAAATTAAATTTAAAACAAGCGGCTAAAGCGGCGGGTAGTAAAAAAGCCGAGATGGCAAACCCAGAGATTGCCCAAAAAACCACAGGCTATGTAGTCGGTGGTATTAGCCCCTTAGGACAAAAGAAAGCGCTCCCCACCTTTATTCATCAAACGGCCTTAGAGTTTGCCACCATTTGTGTCTCTGCTGGTAAGCGTGGCCTAGAAATTGAATTAGCGCCTCAGGATTTAGCCACATTAACCAGAGCTAAGTTTGTCGATTTGTGCCAAGGTTAG
- the ushA gene encoding bifunctional UDP-sugar hydrolase/5'-nucleotidase UshA produces the protein MKQFFLKTSVVAIALASVVACSSQQSAQRQWQSDKTYHLTILHTNDNHGRFWHNQDGEYGMAARKTVIDRIRQQVVAEGGSVLLFSGGDINTGVPESDLQDAEPDFKGMNQIGYDAMAVGNHEFDNPLSVLMKQRDWANFPMLSANIYDKQTGKRLFQPYKIFDEQGIKIAVVGLTTEDTAKIGNPEYIGGIEFRDPKAEAKKVIEQLQANEKPDLIFAVTHMGHYDNGQSGVNAPGDVTLARYLPQGELNMIVGGHSQEPVCMESPNHRNQSYQPGEKCVPDQQNGTWIVQAHEWGKYVGRADFEFKNGELNLVSYDLIPVNLKKTVQVNGEKTKAFIQPEIPQDPELKALLQPYQDKGQAQLNVKIAQSDGKLEGDRNVVRFKQTNLGRLIGLSHMERVNADFAVMNSGGVRDSIAAGDITYKDVLKVQPFGNIVTYMDMKGSEVLDYLNSVATMPVDSGAYVQFAGISMTVANDKVSNVKIGGKALDTNKMYRFTIPSFNAAGGDGYPKINHKPGFVNTGFVDAEILKDYLEKHSPIHIADYEPKGEIQYK, from the coding sequence ATGAAGCAGTTTTTCTTAAAGACTTCCGTGGTAGCGATAGCGCTAGCCTCGGTGGTGGCATGTTCTTCTCAACAGTCAGCGCAACGCCAATGGCAAAGCGATAAAACCTATCACCTGACAATTTTACATACGAATGATAACCATGGCCGTTTTTGGCACAACCAAGATGGTGAGTACGGTATGGCGGCCCGTAAGACGGTGATTGATCGTATTCGTCAACAAGTGGTTGCGGAAGGGGGAAGTGTCTTGCTCTTTTCTGGTGGTGATATTAATACCGGTGTTCCTGAATCCGATTTACAAGACGCAGAGCCAGATTTTAAAGGCATGAACCAAATTGGTTACGACGCTATGGCGGTGGGAAATCATGAGTTTGATAATCCACTTTCAGTGCTGATGAAGCAACGAGATTGGGCTAATTTCCCTATGTTATCGGCCAATATTTACGATAAGCAAACCGGTAAGCGTTTATTCCAACCTTATAAGATTTTTGATGAGCAAGGAATCAAGATTGCCGTTGTCGGTTTAACCACCGAAGATACTGCTAAAATTGGTAACCCAGAATACATAGGCGGCATTGAATTTCGTGATCCAAAAGCTGAAGCGAAAAAAGTTATTGAGCAACTGCAAGCCAATGAAAAGCCGGATTTGATTTTTGCTGTTACTCACATGGGCCATTATGACAATGGTCAAAGCGGGGTTAATGCACCGGGTGATGTGACGTTAGCTCGTTACTTGCCACAAGGTGAATTAAATATGATCGTTGGTGGGCATTCACAAGAGCCAGTTTGTATGGAAAGCCCGAATCATCGTAATCAATCGTATCAACCGGGTGAGAAGTGTGTTCCTGATCAGCAGAATGGAACTTGGATTGTGCAAGCCCATGAGTGGGGAAAATACGTTGGGCGTGCAGATTTTGAGTTTAAAAATGGCGAACTTAACCTGGTCAGCTATGATTTGATTCCAGTCAATTTGAAAAAAACGGTGCAAGTAAACGGTGAGAAAACTAAAGCTTTCATCCAACCGGAAATCCCACAAGACCCTGAATTAAAAGCTTTGTTACAGCCTTATCAAGATAAAGGCCAAGCTCAACTGAATGTGAAAATTGCGCAATCAGATGGCAAATTAGAAGGTGATCGCAATGTGGTTCGCTTTAAACAAACCAATTTAGGTCGATTAATTGGTTTATCGCACATGGAAAGAGTGAATGCGGATTTTGCTGTTATGAACTCGGGTGGGGTACGTGACTCTATTGCCGCGGGCGATATTACCTATAAAGATGTCTTAAAAGTGCAACCATTTGGGAATATTGTCACTTACATGGATATGAAAGGCAGTGAAGTTCTGGATTACTTAAATTCAGTCGCAACGATGCCAGTAGATTCTGGAGCGTATGTGCAATTTGCTGGTATTTCCATGACGGTGGCAAATGATAAAGTCTCTAATGTTAAAATTGGCGGAAAAGCGTTAGATACCAATAAAATGTACCGTTTCACCATCCCAAGCTTCAACGCCGCAGGGGGTGACGGGTATCCTAAAATTAACCATAAACCAGGCTTTGTGAATACCGGGTTTGTGGATGCTGAAATATTGAAGGACTACTTAGAAAAGCACAGTCCAATTCATATCGCTGATTATGAACCAAAGGGTGAGATTCAATATAAGTAA
- the kdsA gene encoding 3-deoxy-8-phosphooctulonate synthase translates to MQQKTVQIGNIPVANDKPFTLFAGMNVLESRDLAMQICEHYVKVTEKLGIPYVFKASFDKANRSSVHSYRGPGLEEGMKIFQELKDTFGVKIITDVHTEAQAQPVADVVDVIQLPAFLARQTDLVEAMAKTGAVINVKKPQFMSPNQVGNIVDKFAECGNDKIILCERGSCMGYDNLVVDMLGFGVMKKASNGSPIIFDVTHSLQMRDPSGAASGGRREQTVELAKAGLATGIAGLFIEAHPNPDQAKCDGPSALPLDKLEPFLKQMKALDDLIKGFDHIDIR, encoded by the coding sequence ATGCAACAGAAAACCGTTCAGATTGGCAACATCCCAGTTGCAAACGATAAGCCATTTACCCTATTTGCGGGTATGAATGTACTGGAATCTCGTGATCTTGCGATGCAAATTTGTGAGCATTACGTGAAAGTGACTGAGAAATTAGGCATTCCATACGTATTCAAAGCCTCTTTTGATAAAGCCAATCGCTCTTCGGTGCATTCTTACCGTGGCCCAGGCTTGGAAGAAGGCATGAAAATTTTCCAAGAATTAAAAGATACGTTTGGTGTAAAAATCATTACTGACGTACACACCGAAGCGCAAGCACAACCAGTTGCTGATGTGGTTGATGTTATTCAACTTCCAGCTTTCCTTGCTCGTCAAACGGATCTTGTTGAAGCAATGGCAAAAACCGGTGCTGTCATTAACGTGAAGAAACCACAATTTATGAGCCCAAACCAAGTGGGTAATATCGTGGATAAATTTGCAGAATGTGGTAATGATAAAATCATTTTATGTGAACGTGGTTCATGTATGGGTTACGATAATTTAGTGGTTGATATGCTAGGTTTTGGCGTGATGAAAAAAGCCTCTAACGGTAGCCCAATCATTTTTGACGTCACACATTCATTGCAAATGCGTGATCCATCAGGTGCAGCTTCAGGTGGTCGCCGTGAGCAAACCGTTGAACTGGCTAAAGCGGGTCTGGCAACCGGGATTGCAGGTTTATTTATCGAAGCTCATCCAAATCCAGACCAAGCGAAATGTGATGGTCCATCAGCGTTACCACTTGATAAACTTGAGCCTTTCTTAAAACAAATGAAAGCGCTTGATGATTTAATCAAAGGGTTTGACCATATCGATATTCGTTAA
- a CDS encoding SirB1 family protein, with protein sequence MTDLELFEQDLDECSLLEGALALNAMIFPETDKHWVSCTLDSLFEELEQALVHESDEKQKFESFIRHFFHEWKFHGDSDEFFNSENTRVDLVLKRRKGIPVSLGALLLYFGQRLGFPIEGVNFPSQFLIKLSWPHEAPLYINPFDGEYVSKSILRAWLIGYEGALAKLKPQHLTGCDNPSVLGRWLAVIKGALLREDNFIQALKCTDIALSFVPDDPYEIRDRGFIYQQLDCQQLAADDFQFFIDNCPDDPSSEVLKIQVNALSGHQVTIH encoded by the coding sequence ATGACTGATTTAGAATTATTTGAACAAGATTTAGATGAATGCAGCTTGCTTGAAGGTGCATTAGCCTTAAATGCAATGATTTTTCCTGAAACGGATAAGCACTGGGTTTCATGCACACTGGATTCTTTGTTTGAAGAGCTTGAACAAGCTTTAGTTCATGAAAGTGATGAAAAACAAAAGTTCGAATCATTCATACGTCACTTCTTTCATGAATGGAAATTTCATGGTGATAGTGATGAGTTCTTCAACTCGGAAAATACCCGCGTCGACTTAGTGCTAAAACGTCGTAAGGGGATCCCTGTCAGCTTAGGTGCATTACTTTTGTATTTTGGCCAACGCTTAGGCTTTCCTATTGAAGGTGTGAATTTTCCGAGCCAGTTTTTGATTAAATTAAGCTGGCCACATGAAGCGCCTTTGTATATCAATCCTTTTGATGGCGAATACGTTTCAAAGTCAATCTTACGAGCTTGGTTGATTGGTTATGAAGGGGCGCTGGCGAAATTAAAACCTCAGCACTTAACCGGTTGCGATAATCCTAGTGTGCTTGGCCGTTGGCTTGCGGTGATTAAAGGGGCATTACTACGCGAAGATAACTTTATTCAAGCCTTAAAATGTACCGATATCGCCTTGAGTTTTGTACCAGATGATCCGTATGAAATTCGAGACCGTGGGTTTATCTATCAACAATTAGATTGCCAACAATTGGCAGCTGATGATTTCCAATTCTTTATCGATAATTGTCCAGATGATCCATCATCTGAAGTCCTTAAAATACAGGTGAACGCATTAAGCGGACATCAGGTGACCATTCACTAA
- a CDS encoding SirB2 family protein gives MLYSSIKHIHLLAIAFSVLLLTLRYILMMMDSSLLHKKWLKVTPHVVDTLLLVSGVALIFITGFIPFTAAGAWLTEKISCVLVYIALGFVALKLGRNKIIRSVAFFGSLGWLYWAAHLAMTKVPTL, from the coding sequence ATGTTATATAGTTCAATCAAACACATTCACCTATTGGCGATAGCGTTTAGTGTCTTACTGCTAACCCTTCGTTATATTTTAATGATGATGGATTCATCGCTGCTACACAAAAAATGGTTAAAAGTGACACCACATGTCGTAGATACCCTTTTATTGGTCTCTGGTGTGGCATTGATTTTTATTACCGGCTTTATTCCATTTACCGCCGCAGGTGCTTGGCTTACAGAAAAAATAAGCTGTGTCTTGGTGTATATTGCACTAGGTTTTGTAGCTTTGAAACTAGGTCGCAATAAAATTATTCGTAGTGTGGCATTCTTTGGCTCTTTAGGGTGGTTGTATTGGGCTGCGCACCTTGCAATGACAAAAGTTCCCACTCTGTAA
- the prmC gene encoding peptide chain release factor N(5)-glutamine methyltransferase codes for MISIEANLKSAIAALMKSGSESAALDASVLLCYVLDKPRSYLLTWPEKELTLEQQEQFDVILSRRLNGEPVAYIVGEREFWSLPLEVSTSTLIPRADTERLVELALDKAEQQEGDILDLGTGTGAIALALASELPTRQIIGIDLQPEAQQLATRNGQKLNLTNAQFLQGSWFEPLDPQAEFACIVSNPPYIDKLDPHLSQGDVRFEPLSALVAEQKGLADLAYIAQHAIHFLKKGGWLLMEHGFEQGSEVRDILTQLGYQDVTTEQDYGHNDRVTLGCWNA; via the coding sequence ATGATCAGTATTGAAGCGAATTTAAAATCTGCTATTGCCGCTTTAATGAAAAGCGGCAGTGAAAGCGCGGCACTGGATGCTTCGGTATTGCTTTGCTACGTGCTTGATAAACCTCGCAGTTACTTGTTGACTTGGCCAGAAAAAGAATTAACGCTCGAGCAGCAAGAGCAGTTTGATGTCATTTTGAGTCGCCGTCTGAATGGAGAGCCTGTTGCCTATATCGTAGGTGAACGAGAGTTTTGGTCCTTGCCGTTAGAAGTGTCGACCTCGACTTTAATTCCGCGAGCTGACACTGAAAGGCTAGTTGAATTAGCGTTAGACAAAGCGGAGCAACAGGAAGGGGATATTCTCGATTTAGGGACTGGGACCGGGGCGATTGCGCTTGCCTTAGCCTCCGAATTACCGACACGGCAAATTATTGGTATCGATTTACAGCCGGAAGCGCAACAACTGGCCACACGCAATGGTCAAAAGTTAAATCTGACGAATGCACAGTTTTTACAAGGCAGCTGGTTTGAACCGTTAGACCCGCAAGCGGAGTTTGCTTGCATTGTGAGTAACCCGCCATATATCGATAAGCTCGATCCCCATCTTTCTCAAGGTGACGTACGCTTTGAACCACTCAGCGCTTTAGTGGCTGAACAAAAAGGACTCGCCGATTTAGCCTATATTGCACAGCATGCTATTCACTTTCTTAAGAAAGGAGGGTGGTTATTGATGGAACATGGCTTTGAACAAGGTTCAGAGGTGCGTGATATCTTAACGCAATTAGGCTATCAAGATGTGACGACTGAACAAGATTATGGGCATAATGACCGAGTAACTTTAGGTTGTTGGAACGCTTAA
- the prfA gene encoding peptide chain release factor 1, which yields MNSSILTKLETLVERYEEVQYLLGDPGVIGDQDKFRNLSKEYSQLEEVTQCFQAYQQAQEDLVAAEEMAQEDDAEMREMAQDEIKEAKATIERLADELQILLLPKDPNDDRNCFLEIRAGAGGDEAGIFAGDLFRMYSRFAEKKGWRIEVISCNEAEHGGYKEMIAKVNGDGAYGVLKFESGGHRVQRVPATESQGRVHTSACTVAVMAEIPEAEIPEIKASDLKIDTFRSSGAGGQHVNTTDSAIRITHLPTGTVVECQDERSQHKNKAKAMAVLAARIIQAEEAKRAAEESDTRRNLLGSGDRSDRIRTYNYPQGRVSDHRINLTVYRLNEVMEGDLQSLVDPVIQEHQADQLAALSEQN from the coding sequence ATGAATTCGTCAATTTTGACAAAATTAGAAACATTAGTTGAACGTTATGAAGAGGTTCAATATTTGCTTGGTGACCCTGGTGTTATCGGCGATCAAGATAAATTCCGTAATTTATCCAAAGAATATTCTCAGCTAGAAGAAGTGACGCAATGCTTCCAAGCCTATCAACAAGCGCAAGAAGACTTAGTGGCTGCCGAAGAAATGGCGCAAGAAGACGATGCTGAGATGCGCGAAATGGCTCAAGACGAAATCAAAGAAGCGAAAGCTACGATTGAACGTTTGGCAGATGAATTACAAATTTTGTTATTACCGAAAGATCCTAACGATGACCGCAACTGTTTCTTAGAAATTCGTGCCGGTGCAGGTGGCGATGAAGCGGGTATTTTTGCGGGCGATTTATTCCGTATGTACAGCCGTTTTGCTGAGAAAAAAGGCTGGCGTATCGAAGTGATCAGCTGTAATGAAGCCGAGCATGGTGGTTACAAAGAAATGATTGCCAAAGTAAACGGTGATGGTGCTTATGGGGTTCTTAAATTTGAATCTGGTGGTCACCGTGTGCAGCGTGTACCAGCAACCGAATCACAAGGCCGTGTGCATACTTCGGCTTGTACTGTGGCTGTGATGGCTGAGATCCCTGAAGCTGAAATTCCAGAAATTAAAGCCTCGGATCTAAAAATTGATACCTTCCGCTCATCAGGTGCCGGTGGTCAGCACGTTAACACCACCGATTCTGCTATTCGTATTACCCACTTACCAACAGGAACTGTGGTTGAGTGTCAGGACGAGCGTTCACAGCATAAAAACAAAGCCAAAGCGATGGCCGTTTTAGCCGCTCGTATTATTCAAGCGGAAGAAGCAAAACGCGCAGCAGAAGAGTCAGATACACGTCGCAACTTGCTGGGTTCTGGTGATCGCAGTGACCGTATTCGTACTTATAACTACCCACAAGGTCGCGTATCGGATCATCGTATTAACTTAACGGTTTATCGTTTAAATGAAGTGATGGAAGGCGATCTACAAAGCCTTGTTGATCCGGTTATTCAAGAACACCAAGCGGATCAACTTGCTGCGCTTTCAGAACAAAATTAA
- the hemA gene encoding glutamyl-tRNA reductase, translated as MSLLAIGINHNTASVELREKIAFSPEKLSEALAQIAQSDVIKSGVIVSTCNRTEIYCDLKKGTQKGYIIDWLMNFHQLSSDELMSSIYSYEEQAAVRHLMRVACGLDSLVLGEPQILGQVKQAYAESTDLKAVNGMTEKLFHKAFSVAKRVRTETAIGGSAVSVAYAACILAKQIFESMKEVTVLLVGAGETIELVAKHISSTQCKKIIVANRTVERARTLAEQFGGETITLSEIPEHLASADIVISSTASPLPIIGKGMVETALKKRRHQPMLLVDIAVPRDIESQVGDLDDAYLYSVDDLQGIVNKNMEQRKVEAIQAEAIVSEESAAFMTWLRSLQAVDSIRDYREQANDIKNDLLEKSLNALASGGDPEKVLRELSNKLTNRLIHTPTRAMQVVAEQGQPEKLAIIRQSLGLEEL; from the coding sequence ATGTCCTTGCTTGCTATTGGTATCAATCACAATACAGCGTCGGTTGAGTTGCGAGAAAAAATTGCATTTTCGCCTGAAAAACTGTCTGAAGCCTTAGCTCAGATAGCGCAGAGTGACGTCATTAAAAGTGGGGTCATTGTCTCAACATGTAATCGTACTGAAATTTATTGTGATCTTAAAAAAGGCACTCAAAAAGGCTATATCATTGATTGGTTGATGAATTTTCACCAATTAAGCTCAGATGAACTCATGTCTAGTATCTATTCTTATGAAGAGCAAGCGGCGGTGCGCCATTTAATGCGTGTGGCTTGTGGTCTGGATTCATTAGTATTGGGTGAGCCTCAAATTTTAGGTCAAGTGAAGCAAGCTTACGCAGAATCTACCGATTTGAAGGCCGTCAATGGCATGACCGAAAAGTTATTTCATAAAGCCTTTTCTGTTGCCAAACGAGTTCGTACCGAAACCGCAATCGGTGGGAGTGCCGTCTCTGTAGCGTATGCCGCGTGCATTTTAGCCAAACAAATTTTCGAATCGATGAAAGAGGTCACGGTACTCTTAGTTGGTGCCGGTGAAACCATTGAATTGGTAGCGAAACATATTTCATCGACGCAGTGTAAAAAGATCATTGTGGCCAACCGAACGGTTGAAAGAGCAAGAACCTTAGCGGAGCAGTTTGGTGGCGAGACGATTACCTTATCTGAAATCCCTGAACATCTTGCGAGCGCTGATATTGTGATCAGTTCAACCGCCAGCCCTTTACCGATCATTGGCAAAGGGATGGTGGAAACGGCCTTGAAAAAACGCCGACATCAACCGATGTTGCTGGTGGACATTGCGGTTCCTCGTGATATTGAATCGCAGGTCGGTGATCTTGATGATGCCTATCTCTATAGTGTGGATGATCTACAAGGTATCGTGAATAAAAACATGGAGCAGCGCAAAGTTGAAGCTATTCAAGCAGAAGCGATTGTTTCAGAAGAAAGTGCTGCGTTCATGACGTGGTTGCGCTCATTACAAGCGGTAGACAGTATTCGTGATTACCGTGAACAAGCCAATGACATCAAAAATGATTTGCTTGAAAAAAGCTTAAATGCTCTAGCTTCGGGGGGCGATCCTGAAAAAGTCTTACGAGAGTTGAGTAATAAATTGACTAACCGTTTAATTCATACCCCAACACGAGCTATGCAAGTAGTCGCAGAACAAGGGCAACCTGAAAAACTCGCAATTATTCGTCAAAGTTTGGGCTTAGAAGAATTGTAG
- the lolB gene encoding lipoprotein insertase outer membrane protein LolB produces MSSFFSLSDSQLALTLGFNKSSFISQAYRHWFATSLAALMLLITGCSSVPPSQENYSVDWQIQKHKLEQLNTFKATGKIGYTDPEHRQSLSFIFKQAASYNELKLLSLFGQTVLTVQMMPSGAMITTSDGQIQTAKQADQLIKNLTGLAIPVSQLPDWLKGLPTNADTITFNQSNTVEHLEKTMDNKNWSLNYQSYQSVESPSFEKGQSSITLPKQMLLQQNETTIKILISKWII; encoded by the coding sequence TTGTCTTCATTTTTTTCCCTTTCCGACTCTCAGCTAGCTCTTACATTAGGTTTCAATAAAAGCTCGTTTATCAGCCAAGCATATCGTCATTGGTTTGCCACCAGCTTAGCCGCCTTAATGCTATTGATAACAGGTTGTAGCAGTGTACCTCCTAGCCAAGAAAACTACTCTGTTGACTGGCAAATCCAAAAACACAAGCTAGAGCAACTCAATACCTTTAAAGCAACCGGTAAAATAGGCTATACCGATCCTGAGCATCGCCAGTCACTCAGCTTTATTTTTAAGCAGGCAGCGAGTTATAACGAACTCAAGCTGTTATCGCTTTTTGGCCAAACGGTACTGACCGTTCAAATGATGCCAAGTGGTGCCATGATTACCACTTCAGATGGACAGATTCAAACTGCCAAGCAGGCCGACCAATTAATAAAAAACCTCACCGGTCTTGCCATTCCTGTGAGCCAGTTACCAGATTGGTTAAAAGGCTTACCGACCAATGCTGATACAATCACTTTCAATCAGTCCAATACCGTGGAACACCTAGAAAAAACCATGGACAATAAAAATTGGTCACTCAATTATCAAAGCTACCAAAGTGTTGAATCGCCCAGTTTTGAAAAAGGTCAATCCTCGATAACCTTACCCAAGCAAATGCTTTTACAACAAAATGAAACGACCATTAAAATCCTGATCAGTAAATGGATAATCTAA
- the ispE gene encoding 4-(cytidine 5'-diphospho)-2-C-methyl-D-erythritol kinase produces MAWPSPAKLNLFLYITGQLANGYHELQTLFQFIDFGDTLTFAANNSGNIHIEPAISGVALEDNLIWKAAQALKQEAFNQGYPEAAQLGAHIHLTKVLPMGGGLGGGSSNAATTLIALNAIWNLNLPMDTLAELGLKLGADVPVFVRGQAAFAEGVGEKLTPATPEEKWYLVIKPETNIATVDIFSHQNLTRNTEKRDLHTLLQLPYGNDCQKIVTLLYPEVAKQLSWLLQYAPSRLTGTGSCLFAEFDTQQAAEIVLEKFNDHTKLNSVFGFIAKGVNISPLHKTLADYKQADNNSI; encoded by the coding sequence ATGGCTTGGCCTTCCCCTGCCAAGCTCAACCTCTTTTTGTACATCACTGGTCAATTAGCGAATGGCTATCATGAATTACAAACATTATTTCAATTTATTGATTTTGGCGACACGCTCACATTTGCAGCAAATAATTCCGGTAATATCCATATTGAACCGGCTATTTCCGGGGTTGCATTAGAAGACAATCTCATTTGGAAAGCCGCACAAGCACTAAAACAAGAAGCGTTTAATCAAGGTTATCCAGAAGCAGCTCAACTCGGCGCTCACATTCATCTCACCAAAGTATTGCCTATGGGTGGAGGATTAGGAGGTGGCTCCTCTAACGCGGCAACCACATTAATCGCTTTAAATGCTATCTGGAATCTCAATTTACCGATGGATACCTTGGCTGAATTAGGATTAAAACTGGGCGCAGATGTCCCGGTTTTTGTACGAGGTCAAGCGGCTTTTGCCGAAGGGGTTGGCGAAAAACTCACCCCGGCCACTCCAGAAGAGAAGTGGTATCTAGTGATCAAACCTGAAACAAACATTGCGACTGTTGATATTTTTTCTCACCAAAATTTAACAAGAAATACTGAAAAACGAGATCTACACACACTTTTACAGTTGCCGTACGGAAACGATTGCCAAAAAATCGTCACTTTGCTGTATCCGGAGGTTGCTAAGCAACTTTCATGGCTGCTACAATATGCGCCGTCGAGATTGACTGGAACGGGTTCATGCCTATTTGCCGAGTTTGACACTCAACAAGCAGCAGAAATTGTTCTCGAAAAATTCAACGACCATACAAAATTAAATAGTGTCTTCGGCTTTATTGCCAAAGGGGTGAATATCTCACCACTTCATAAGACTTTGGCTGACTATAAACAAGCCGACAACAATTCAATCTAA
- a CDS encoding ribose-phosphate pyrophosphokinase, producing MPDMKLFAGNATPELAQRIADRLYISLGDATVNRFSDGEVAVQINENVRGSDVFIIQSTCAPTNDNLMELVVMIDAMRRASAGRITAVIPYFGYARQDRRVRSARVPITAKVVADFLSNVGVDRVLTIDLHAEQIQGFFDVPVDNIFGTPVLMEDMKSRNLEDPVVVSPDLGGVVRARATAKMLDDTDIAIVDKRRPRANVSEVMNLIGDVKGRDCVIVDDMIDTGGTLCKAAEALKERGAKRVFAYATHAVFSGKAAENIKNSVIDQVIITDSIKLTEEMKATGKVTQLTLSSMLAEAIRRISNEESISAMFN from the coding sequence GTGCCTGATATGAAGCTATTTGCTGGTAACGCCACACCTGAACTAGCCCAACGTATTGCCGATCGTCTTTACATTTCCCTTGGTGATGCAACTGTTAACCGTTTTTCTGATGGTGAAGTTGCAGTACAAATCAACGAAAATGTTCGCGGTAGTGATGTATTTATCATTCAATCTACCTGTGCCCCAACCAACGACAACTTAATGGAATTGGTCGTAATGATCGATGCAATGCGCCGTGCTTCTGCTGGTCGTATTACAGCTGTCATTCCTTATTTTGGTTATGCACGCCAAGACCGTCGTGTCCGTTCAGCTCGTGTTCCAATCACTGCAAAAGTTGTTGCAGATTTCCTTTCTAACGTTGGTGTTGACCGTGTTCTTACCATCGACCTACACGCAGAACAAATCCAAGGCTTCTTCGATGTTCCTGTAGACAATATCTTCGGTACGCCAGTACTAATGGAAGATATGAAGTCTCGTAACTTAGAAGATCCAGTGGTTGTTTCTCCTGACTTAGGCGGTGTGGTACGTGCTCGTGCAACAGCAAAAATGTTAGATGACACTGATATTGCTATCGTTGATAAACGTCGCCCTCGCGCTAACGTTTCTGAAGTAATGAACCTCATCGGTGATGTTAAAGGTCGCGATTGCGTGATCGTTGATGACATGATCGATACTGGTGGTACTTTATGTAAAGCCGCTGAAGCGTTAAAAGAACGTGGTGCGAAACGTGTATTTGCTTATGCAACTCACGCCGTATTCTCTGGTAAAGCCGCTGAAAATATCAAAAACTCTGTGATTGACCAAGTGATCATCACTGACTCAATCAAGTTAACTGAAGAGATGAAAGCAACAGGTAAAGTGACTCAATTGACACTTTCAAGCATGCTAGCTGAAGCGATTCGTCGTATTAGCAACGAAGAATCTATCTCTGCCATGTTTAACTAA
- the pth gene encoding aminoacyl-tRNA hydrolase, with translation MTQPIKLLVGLANPGPEYAKTRHNAGAWVVEELARVHNVTLKDESKFFGYTGRLLINGQDLRLLIPTTFMNLSGKSVSALAKFYQITPEEIMVAHDELDLPPGVAKFKKGGGHGGHNGLKDIIAKQGNNKDFYRLRIGIGHPGHKDRVAGYVLGKAPTKEQELLDAVVDESVRSLDILLKDGLAKAQNRLHTFKAE, from the coding sequence TTGACTCAACCAATAAAATTACTTGTTGGCCTCGCCAATCCTGGGCCAGAATATGCAAAGACTCGCCATAATGCAGGAGCATGGGTGGTAGAAGAGTTAGCTCGTGTCCATAATGTAACCTTAAAAGATGAAAGTAAATTCTTCGGTTACACAGGTCGCCTCTTAATTAATGGTCAAGATTTACGATTATTGATCCCAACAACCTTTATGAACTTATCCGGTAAATCTGTTTCCGCACTTGCGAAATTTTACCAGATCACCCCAGAAGAAATCATGGTCGCACATGATGAATTGGATCTTCCTCCTGGTGTCGCTAAGTTTAAAAAAGGCGGTGGCCATGGTGGTCACAATGGATTGAAAGACATCATCGCCAAGCAAGGCAACAATAAAGATTTTTACCGGTTACGCATTGGTATTGGCCACCCTGGTCATAAAGATCGCGTTGCAGGTTATGTTTTAGGCAAAGCGCCAACCAAAGAACAAGAATTATTAGATGCTGTTGTTGATGAGTCCGTTAGAAGCCTAGATATTCTACTCAAAGATGGTTTAGCAAAAGCACAAAATAGATTGCACACCTTTAAAGCGGAATAA